One genomic segment of Theobroma cacao cultivar B97-61/B2 chromosome 6, Criollo_cocoa_genome_V2, whole genome shotgun sequence includes these proteins:
- the LOC18595810 gene encoding pleiotropic drug resistance protein 1 — protein MEGGDIYKASSSLRGSLRAGSSSIWRSNTVEAFSRSSRDEDDEEALKWAALEKLPTVARLRKGILTSSQGGANEIDVHDLGWQEKRTLLERLVKVAEEDNEKFLLKLKNRIDRVGIDLPTIEVRFEHLNIDAEAFVGSRALPTVLNFTTSIFEGFLNEVGILSSRKKHLTILNDVSGIIKPGRLTLLLGPPSSGKTTLLLALAGKLDPALKCSGRVTYNGHGMHEFVPERTAAYISQNDLHIGEMTVRETLAFSARCQGVGDRYEMLAELSRREKQANIKPDPDIDVFMKAVATEGQEANVITDYILKILGLEICADTMVGDEMLRGISGGQRKRVTTGEMLVGPAKALFMDEISTGLDSSTTFQIVNSLKQTVHILNGTAVISLLQPAPETYDLFDDIILLSDGRVVYQGPREHVLSFFESMGFRCPERKGVADFLQEVTSRKDQMQYWIRRDQPYRFVTANEFAEAFQSFHVGMKLGDELGTPFEKTKSHPAALTTKKYGVGLKELAKACISREYLLMKRNSFVYIFKFMQITVMAFITMTLFLRTEMKRDSVEGGQIYMGALFFGMITIMFNGMSEISMTIAKLPVFYKQRDLLFFPSWAYALPTWILKIPITFVEVAIWVFLTYYVIGFDPNVERLFRQYFILVLVNQMASGLFRFIAATGRNMIVSNTFGSFALLVLFALGGFVLSREDIKKWWIWGYWISPMMYGQNALMVNEFLGNQWNHVRPNVTESVGIEVLNARGFFQDPHWYWIGVGAMIGFTLLFNFGFTLALTYLNSFEKPRAVISEDSVSNEQENGVGAGGSIQLSNYESSSSPATKSEIQDDIRRSTSSKSSSMTEATVGALGNKKKGMVLPFEPHSITFDDVIYSVEMPQEMKEQGVTEDRLVLLKGVSGAFRPGVLTALMGVSGAGKTTLMDVLAGRKTGGFIDGNITVSGYPKKQETFARVSGYCEQNDIHSPHVTVYESLLYSAWLRLPPEVNAETRKMFIEEVMELVELNPLRQALVGLPGVNGLSTEQRKRLTIAVELVANPSIIFMDEPTSGLDARAAAIVMRTVRNTVDTGRTVVCTIHQPSIDIFEAFDELLLMKRGGQEIYVGPLGHHSKHLIKYFEGIQGVSKIKDGYNPATWMLEVSTTAQELALGVDFADIYKNSELYRRNKALIQDLSKPAPSTKELYFPTQYSQPFLTQCQACLWKQHLSYWRNPPYTAVRFLFTTVIALMFGTLFWDLGTKTKRQQDLTNAMGSMYAAVLFLGIQNAASVQPVVAVERTVFYRERAAGMYSAMPYAIGQVLIELPYIFVQSAVYGCIVYAMIGFEWTAAKFFWYLFVMYFTLLYFTFYGMMAVAVTPNHHIAAIVSSAFYGLWNLFSGFIIPRPSIPVWWRWYYWICPVSWTFYGLVVSQFGDIQDTLEDGSNGETVEQYLRNVFDFKHEFLGVVAAVILGFTVLFGGIFTVSIKVFNFQRR, from the exons ATGGAAGGCGGGGATATATATAAAGCGAGCAGCAGTTTACGGGGCAGTTTACGAGCAGGTAGTTCTTCGATATGGAGAAGCAATACTGTGGAAGCCTTTTCGAGGTCTTCCCGAGATGAGGATGATGAAGAAGCTTTAAAATGGGCTGCACTTGAGAAACTACCTACTGTTGCTCGTCTCAGGAAAGGTATATTGACTAGCTCTCAAGGTGGTGCCAATGAAATCGATGTTCATGACCTTGGATGGCAAGAAAAGAGGACTCTGCTTGAGAGGTTGGTCAAAGTTGCAGAGGAAGATAATGAGAAGTTCTTGTTGAAGCTCAAGAACCGTATTGATAG GGTTGGGATCGATCTTCCCACAATCGAAGTCCGATTCGAACATCTAAATATCGACGCTGAAGCTTTTGTCGGAAGCAGAGCATTGCCTACCGTTCTTAATTTCACTACTAGCATATTTGAG GGCTTCTTGAATGAAGTGGGCATTCTTTCTAGTAGAAAGAAACACTTGACCATCCTCAACGATGTCAGTGGCATCATTAAGCCGGGCAG GTTGACATTACTTTTGGGTCCTCCAAGTTCTGGAAAGACAACTCTCCTGTTGGCTTTAGCTGGGAAGCTTGATCCTGCCCTCAAG TGTTCGGGGAGAGTGACTTACAATGGGCATGGTATGCATGAGTTTGTGCCCGAAAGAACAGCTGCCTACATCAGTCAAAATGATCTTCACATTGGCGAAATGACTGTGAGGGAAACTTTGGCCTTTTCTGCAAGATGCCAAGGGGTTGGAGATCGTTATG AGATGTTAGCAGAGTTGTCAAGAAGGGAGAAACAAGCAAACATTAAACCTGATCCTGATATTGATGTCTTCATGAAG GCAGTAGCAACAGAAGGTCAGGAAGCAAATGTAATTACCGATTATATTCTAAAG ATTTTAGGACTGGAAATATGTGCTGACACAATGGTCGGGGACGAAATGTTAAGGGGCATCTCTGGAGGACAAAGGAAGCGTGTCACAACAG GTGAAATGCTGGTCGGACCAGCAAAGGCACTGTTTATGGATGAGATATCTACCGGTCTGGACAGTTCTACAACTTTCCAAATTGTGAACTCGCTCAAGCAAACTGTTCACATCCTTAATGGAACTGCAGTCATCTCGCTTCTGCAGCCAGCTCCAGAGACTTATGATCTTTTCGATGACATTATTCTCCTTTCTGATGGTCGAGTTGTATATCAGGGTCCTCGTGAACACGTGCTGAGCTTTTTTGAATCTATGGGCTTCAGGTGTCCTGAGAGAAAAGGCGTGGCTGACTTCTTGCAAGAA GTGACATCAAGGAAAGATCAAATGCAGTATTGGATACGTAGAGATCAACCATACAGGTTTGTCACGGCCAATGAATTTGCTGAAGCATTCCAATCATTCCACGTGGGAATGAAACTTGGTGATGAACTTGGAACCCCatttgaaaaaacaaagagcCACCCAGCTGCTTTGACAACCAAAAAGTATGGTGTTGGGTTGAAGGAGTTGGCGAAGGCTTGCATCTCAAGGGAATATCTACTAATGAAGAGAAACTCTTTTGTTTATATCTTCAAGTTTATGCAA ATCACAGTGATGGCGTTTATTACCATGACACTCTTCCTGAGGACTGAAATGAAAAGAGATTCAGTTGAGGGGGGACAGATCTATATGGGTGCTTTGTTTTTTGGCATGATTACGATCATGTTTAACGGAATGTCTGAGATTTCCATGACCATCGCTAAGCTTCCTGTCTTTTATAAGCAAAGAGACCTCCTATTCTTTCCTTCATGGGCATATGCTCTACCAACATGGATACTCAAGATCCCTATCACATTTGTGGAAGTTGCCATATGGGTATTTTTAACCTACTATGTCATTGGGTTTGATCCAAATGTTGAAAG GCTGTTTAGACAGTACTTCATCCTTGTTCTTGTTAACCAGATGGCTTCTGGATTGTTTCGGTTCATTGCAGCAACTGGTAGAAACATGATTGTTTCTAACACTTTTGGGTCATTTGCTTTGCTGGTGCTTTTTGCATTGGGTGGCTTTGTCCTGTCACGAG AGGACATAAAGAAATGGTGGATATGGGGTTACTGGATTTCGCCAATGATGTATGGGCAAAATGCATTGATGGTTAATGAGTTCCTTGGCAACCAGTGGAACCAT GTGCGTCCAAACGTAACAGAATCAGTGGGAATTGAAGTTTTGAACGCTCGGGGCTTCTTCCAAGATCCACATTGGTATTGGATTGGAGTAGGGGCAATGATTGGATTCACATTATTGTTCAACTTCGGTTTTACTCTGGCTCTTACCTATCTAAATT CATTTGAGAAGCCTCGGGCTGTAATATCAGAAGACTCTGTAAGCAATGAGCAAGAGAATGGAGTTGGAGCTGGCGGAAGCATTCAGTTATCAAACTATGAAAGTAGCTCAAGTCCTGCAACTAAATCAG AGATTCAAGATGACATTCGAAGAAGCACCTCATCCAAGTCCTCATCTATGACTGAGGCAACTGTTGGTGCCCTtggcaacaagaaaaaaggaatggTTCTTCCATTTGAGCCACATTCCATCACATTTGATGACGTAATATATTCCGTCGAAATGCCACAG GAAATGAAAGAACAAGGTGTCACTGAAGATAGGTTGGTGCTATTGAAGGGTGTTAGTGGTGCTTTCAGACCAGGCGTTCTCACAGCTCTAATGGGTGTTAGTGGTGCTGGTAAAACCACTCTGATGGATGTGCTGGCTGGTAGAAAAACTGGTGGTTTTATCGATGGGAACATCACAGTTTCGGGTTACCCAAAGAAGCAAGAAACATTTGCTCGAGTATCTGGATACTGTGAGCAAAATGATATTCACTCTCCTCATGTCACTGTGTATGAGTCCTTGCTCTATTCTGCTTGGCTTCGACTGCCCCCTGAAGTCAATGCTGAAACCAGAAAG ATGTTCATTGAGGAAGTCATGGAGCTTGTGGAACTGAATCCATTAAGGCAAGCACTAGTTGGCTTACCCGGTGTAAATGGTTTGTCGACTGAACAGCGCAAGAGGCTTACTATTGCAGTTGAGCTTGTGGCAAACCCCTCTATAATTTTCATGGATGAGCCAACTTCAGGGCTTGATGCAAGAGCTGCTGCAATTGTCATGAGAACAGTTAGGAACACAGTGGACACTGGAAGAACAGTTGTGTGTACCATCCATCAACCAAGTATTGACATATTTGAAGCATTTGATGAG CTACTCCTTATGAAGCGGGGAGGACAAGAGATATATGTGGGGCCATTAGGACACCATTCTAAACATCTTATCAAGTATTTTGAG GGTATCCAAGGAgttagcaaaatcaaagatgGCTACAATCCAGCAACTTGGATGTTGGAAGTTAGCACAACTGCACAGGAATTAGCTTTGGGTGTTGATTTTGCTGATATCTATAAGAATTCAGAACTGTACAG GAGAAACAAAGCTCTTATTCAAGATTTAAGCAAACCTGCCCCAAGTACAAAGGAACTGTATTTTCCAACTCAGTACTCTCAACCATTCTTGACTCAGTGTCAAGCTTGCTTATGGAAGCAGCACTTGTCATATTGGCGCAACCCACCATATACCGCTGTGAGATTTCTCTTTACAACTGTCATAGCATTGATGTTTGGGACACTGTTCTGGGACCTTGGCACTAAAAC GAAAAGGCAACAAGATCTGACCAATGCAATGGGTTCAATGTATGCTGCTGTTCTGTTTCTTGGCATCCAGAACGCTGCATCTGTGCAGCCTGTTGTGGCCGTTGAAAGGACAGTCTTTTATAGAGAAAGAGCTGCTGGAATGTATTCCGCCATGCCATATGCCATTGGCCAG GTCTTAATCGAGTTAccatatatttttgttcaatctGCTGTGTACGGCTGTATAGTCTATGCAATGATCGGATTTGAATGGACCGCTGCTAAGTTCTTCTGGTATCTGTTCGTTATGTACTTCACCTTGCTGTACTTTACCTTTTATGGCATGATGGCTGTGGCTGTCACACCAAACCACCACATTGCAGCGATAGTTTCCTCAGCTTTCTATGGACTATGGAATCTTTTTTCAGGATTCATCATCCCACGACCT AGTATTCCTGTGTGGTGGAGATGGTACTATTGGATATGTCCAGTATCTTGGACCTTCTATGGATTGGTTGTTTCACAATTTGGAGATATACAGGACACCCTTGAGGATGGCAGCAACGGTGAGACAGTTGAACAATACTTGAGAAATGTCTTTGACTTCAAACATGAATTTCTGGGCGTAGTTGCAGCTGTAATTCTTGGGTTCACAGTACTCTTTGGAGGAATCTTTACCGTTTCCATAAAGGTGTTTAATTTCCAAAGACGATag